The following proteins come from a genomic window of Gordonia westfalica:
- the trxA gene encoding thioredoxin: MATQDVTLETFQPTIEADGIVLLDFWASWCGPCRMFGPVFEKASEAHSDIFFGKIDTEAEQQLAGSLGIQSIPTLMAFRDGILVFNQPGALPAAQLEELIGAVEALDMDDVRAKVAAAQQ, from the coding sequence ATGGCAACACAAGACGTAACCCTCGAAACCTTCCAACCCACCATCGAGGCCGATGGCATCGTGCTGCTCGATTTCTGGGCGAGCTGGTGCGGCCCGTGCCGCATGTTCGGCCCCGTGTTCGAGAAGGCCTCCGAGGCCCACTCCGACATCTTCTTCGGCAAGATCGACACCGAGGCGGAGCAGCAGCTCGCCGGAAGCCTTGGCATCCAGTCGATCCCGACGCTGATGGCCTTCCGCGACGGCATTCTGGTCTTCAATCAGCCCGGCGCGCTCCCGGCCGCACAGCTCGAGGAACTCATCGGCGCGGTCGAGGCACTCGACATGGACGACGTCCGGGCGAAGGTCGCCGCCGCACAGCAGTGA
- a CDS encoding DUF732 domain-containing protein, translated as MRRVITGLLATAILGIGPLVGTGEASAITPAEQQFVNKARTLPTAAWPNSRYTTDAEMAAGGYRACRVMDRYRDTQVAERIYFNPDGSYQPAYEQRLFLLYATQDLCPRHAYRYENF; from the coding sequence ATGAGAAGAGTCATCACCGGGCTACTGGCCACAGCGATCCTCGGCATCGGGCCGCTCGTGGGCACCGGGGAGGCGTCAGCCATCACCCCCGCGGAGCAGCAGTTCGTCAACAAAGCGCGGACTCTGCCTACTGCCGCCTGGCCAAACAGCCGATACACCACTGACGCAGAGATGGCGGCAGGCGGGTACCGAGCCTGCCGCGTCATGGACCGATACCGCGACACTCAGGTTGCCGAGCGGATCTACTTCAATCCTGACGGCAGCTACCAGCCCGCCTACGAACAGCGATTGTTCCTGCTCTACGCGACCCAAGACCTTTGCCCTCGCCACGCTTATCGCTATGAGAACTTTTGA
- a CDS encoding LysR family transcriptional regulator, with protein sequence MEVRRLRLLREFADRESIGAVADAMHMTPSAVSQQLKVLADEAGVPLFEPDGRRIRLTEAGRALVLRADEVIAAVDRAQEEMASYRSGKARVRLAMFPSGSTLLLPTVLDRAAESGIEVHAFHLDVGYPDAAPALADFDIVVTHRDERTPAVNQSRVRVAELMREPVDVIVPVDSPLAEADEVVVSELAEHDWISVEGGFPVDDVLQSISAVTGVAPRVTQRMLDFTTIEALVAGGHGIALMPRFAVRHPGVKRLELKGVRAARVYEALARPRSRTAVAQVVELLMAAGADHGR encoded by the coding sequence ATGGAGGTCCGGAGGCTGCGGTTGCTGCGTGAGTTCGCCGATCGTGAGTCCATCGGTGCGGTCGCCGACGCGATGCACATGACGCCTTCGGCGGTGTCGCAGCAGCTCAAGGTCCTCGCCGACGAGGCCGGCGTGCCGTTGTTCGAGCCCGACGGGCGGCGGATCCGGTTGACCGAGGCGGGCCGCGCGCTGGTGCTGCGTGCCGACGAGGTGATCGCGGCAGTCGATCGGGCCCAGGAGGAGATGGCGTCGTATCGGTCGGGCAAGGCCCGGGTGCGGCTGGCGATGTTCCCGTCCGGTTCGACGCTGCTGCTGCCGACGGTCCTCGATCGCGCCGCCGAGTCGGGGATCGAGGTGCACGCCTTCCATCTCGACGTCGGATACCCCGATGCCGCACCGGCTCTCGCGGACTTCGACATCGTCGTGACCCATCGGGACGAACGGACACCCGCGGTCAATCAGTCGCGCGTGCGGGTCGCCGAACTGATGCGCGAGCCGGTCGATGTCATCGTGCCCGTCGACAGTCCGCTCGCCGAGGCCGACGAGGTGGTCGTGTCCGAGCTCGCCGAACACGATTGGATCAGTGTCGAGGGCGGCTTCCCGGTCGACGATGTGCTGCAGTCCATTTCGGCGGTCACAGGGGTGGCGCCACGGGTCACGCAGCGCATGCTGGACTTCACCACCATCGAGGCCCTCGTCGCCGGCGGTCACGGGATCGCATTGATGCCGCGGTTCGCGGTTCGGCATCCGGGCGTGAAGCGACTGGAACTCAAGGGTGTTCGCGCGGCGCGCGTGTACGAGGCACTGGCGCGGCCGCGCTCCCGGACCGCGGTTGCACAGGTCGTCGAGCTGCTGATGGCCGCGGGCGCCGATCACGGTCGGTGA
- a CDS encoding MlaD family protein — MSRIPSWASAMALVLTTVLGVGYLVVGVLAVDPTRTHTSITVDLTDSSGLTAGSDVVYRGVNIGQVDEVTGRPGGVQVRLTYDADYRIPVETDLKVEQLSSLGEPVFAFMPNSDTGPFLENDAHLTQTVEVPTSVAQLLGDSSEMLEQVEPERVTRLIDTFSQSVTGVESTVTPAVRRGADLLLMTLTSRQGHLDALTDHMTDILSKTDELKQAMVSAPPQLDKFGESLGVSYEYLFFASRKLRGREVMGSWREEQQQLVEVLEKLSPDLLALGGALRPITQASGPLVGMIDLADLLDHAIHSLPGDRLRVTLTAPGS, encoded by the coding sequence ATGAGCCGTATACCGAGCTGGGCGTCGGCGATGGCGCTCGTCCTGACGACGGTACTGGGCGTCGGCTATCTCGTCGTCGGTGTGCTGGCGGTCGACCCGACCCGGACGCACACGAGCATCACCGTCGACCTGACCGATTCCTCCGGCCTCACAGCGGGTTCCGACGTCGTCTACCGCGGGGTGAACATCGGGCAGGTCGACGAGGTGACCGGCCGTCCGGGTGGAGTCCAGGTGCGACTCACCTACGACGCCGACTACCGCATCCCGGTGGAGACCGACCTCAAGGTCGAGCAGTTGTCGTCGCTGGGCGAACCGGTCTTCGCGTTCATGCCGAACTCCGACACCGGTCCTTTCCTGGAGAACGACGCACACCTGACGCAGACGGTGGAGGTACCGACCTCGGTGGCGCAGCTGCTCGGCGACTCGTCGGAGATGCTGGAACAGGTGGAACCGGAACGCGTGACGCGCCTGATCGACACGTTCTCGCAGTCGGTGACCGGCGTCGAGTCGACTGTGACTCCTGCTGTCCGACGCGGTGCAGACCTGCTCCTCATGACACTCACCTCGCGCCAGGGGCACCTCGACGCGCTGACCGATCACATGACCGACATTCTCTCCAAGACAGACGAACTCAAGCAGGCGATGGTCTCGGCACCGCCGCAGCTCGACAAGTTCGGCGAGTCGCTCGGTGTCTCGTACGAATACCTGTTCTTCGCCTCCCGGAAGCTGAGGGGACGCGAGGTCATGGGGTCGTGGCGCGAGGAACAGCAGCAACTCGTCGAGGTGCTGGAGAAGCTCTCCCCCGATCTTCTCGCGCTCGGGGGTGCCCTGCGTCCGATCACGCAGGCGTCCGGTCCGCTCGTCGGGATGATCGACCTGGCCGACCTCCTCGACCACGCCATCCATTCCCTTCCCGGCGACCGATTGCGCGTCACCCTGACCGCTCCGGGATCATGA
- a CDS encoding DUF732 domain-containing protein → MATLSCWRGGLTFVVVAVGIAMGAGDASAARDDYLATLKSNGIYVSTPGAAPCFDYPDDGVNGCSKRFTTAEDALSTGYWVCRELRTGRSSSSIADALHMADGLFLSKRNSAIVVNTAKAELCV, encoded by the coding sequence ATGGCCACACTCTCTTGCTGGCGCGGCGGACTCACCTTCGTTGTAGTCGCGGTGGGTATTGCGATGGGTGCCGGTGATGCGTCGGCGGCCCGTGACGACTATCTGGCCACGCTCAAGTCGAACGGGATTTACGTGTCGACACCTGGAGCCGCGCCGTGCTTCGACTATCCGGACGACGGGGTTAATGGCTGCAGCAAACGATTCACCACCGCAGAAGATGCATTGAGCACCGGCTATTGGGTCTGCCGCGAGTTGCGTACAGGCCGCTCATCATCTTCGATCGCGGACGCTCTGCACATGGCCGATGGACTGTTCCTGAGCAAGAGGAACTCCGCCATCGTCGTCAACACCGCGAAGGCAGAACTCTGCGTGTGA
- a CDS encoding MlaD family protein — protein sequence MNRPSPRRLTGLLAMIVAAVVLCAGCSFNPSNYVMPGTGVGGPTYRIDLEFASLLSLPAGAEVRSNGAKVGSMRSITLSDESAVAHIEVSSDVELPRGTRAELRQTSVLGDIYIALIPPAEVGPVSLADGDVIGLADTDRGPQIEDVLARMADFVNAGSMTRLQDAIAELNKTLPNDVAELRGVAEFGSAALNETASNMAALDRTLDATARLTGRLDEMRDQLGFMFSDHARSRLERVPQFMTAVLNVVIDVNTLTTGLEWLIPRLPHVRANLEQIAPLIREPSPSAHQLNGNAATAVSLTKTSWSRSCWAPT from the coding sequence ATGAACCGCCCGTCGCCTCGACGCCTGACCGGGTTGCTCGCGATGATCGTCGCCGCGGTCGTGCTGTGCGCCGGGTGCTCGTTCAACCCGAGCAACTACGTCATGCCGGGCACGGGAGTCGGTGGCCCGACCTACCGGATCGACCTCGAATTCGCCTCGCTGCTCAGCCTTCCCGCCGGTGCGGAGGTCCGGAGCAACGGCGCGAAGGTCGGTTCGATGCGATCGATCACGCTGAGCGACGAGTCGGCGGTCGCGCACATCGAGGTGAGCTCCGACGTCGAACTGCCGCGCGGCACGCGCGCCGAACTCCGGCAGACCTCGGTGCTCGGCGACATCTACATCGCGCTGATCCCGCCGGCCGAGGTGGGACCGGTCAGCCTGGCCGACGGCGACGTCATCGGGCTCGCCGACACCGACCGCGGCCCGCAGATCGAGGACGTGCTGGCGCGGATGGCCGACTTCGTCAACGCGGGCAGCATGACCCGCCTGCAGGACGCCATCGCCGAACTCAACAAGACCCTGCCGAACGACGTCGCCGAGCTTCGCGGAGTGGCCGAATTCGGTTCGGCCGCACTGAACGAGACCGCCTCCAACATGGCCGCCCTCGACCGGACCCTGGACGCCACCGCCCGTCTGACCGGGCGGCTCGACGAGATGCGCGACCAGCTCGGGTTCATGTTCTCCGACCACGCGCGCAGCCGGTTGGAGCGGGTCCCGCAGTTCATGACCGCCGTGCTCAACGTCGTGATCGACGTCAACACGCTCACCACCGGCCTCGAATGGCTGATCCCGCGTCTCCCGCACGTGCGGGCCAATCTGGAACAGATCGCGCCGCTGATCCGTGAACCGTCGCCGAGCGCGCACCAACTCAACGGAAACGCGGCCACCGCGGTGTCGTTGACGAAGACAAGCTGGTCCCGTTCCTGTTGGGCCCCAACGTGA
- a CDS encoding alpha/beta hydrolase, giving the protein MSRDTYLRLSLPARIQRGVLLAAARIPETALAVLGRRAPVNSDGERVAPEFVAVGWATDHVPGSDPFAGEVDQSRAQTDELGAAMAENLPPMAVEEDLVIDGPAGPIPATRYRSSIDSDGVIVYFHGGGFVTGSRISHDTFVRRLAHGTGLDVLSVEYRLAPENPFPAGVDDAVAAWHFAVDMAPRWGVDPERIVVAGDSAGGNLATVVARLVRDEPITPIFQLLIYPVTDATAETPSRREFASGYFLSLDGIHWFNDRYVPDVEQRTDPRCSPLLAEDLSGLAPAHVIVAGFDPLRDEGLAYAKRLEEAGVPVSLRREGTLIHGFINMTLISPGARAAVDRMCAEVRRALDEAPPSGRESIAG; this is encoded by the coding sequence GTGAGCCGCGACACCTATCTGCGTCTGTCCCTGCCCGCGCGTATCCAGCGTGGCGTCCTGCTCGCCGCGGCGAGGATTCCCGAAACCGCACTGGCGGTCCTCGGCCGGCGGGCGCCGGTCAACTCCGACGGTGAGCGGGTGGCCCCGGAGTTCGTTGCTGTCGGTTGGGCCACCGACCATGTCCCCGGCTCGGACCCGTTCGCCGGCGAGGTCGACCAGTCGCGGGCCCAGACGGACGAACTCGGCGCCGCGATGGCCGAGAACCTACCGCCGATGGCGGTGGAGGAAGACCTGGTCATCGATGGTCCGGCGGGCCCGATCCCGGCGACGCGCTATCGGTCGTCGATCGACTCGGACGGGGTCATCGTCTACTTCCACGGTGGTGGTTTCGTCACCGGCAGTCGCATCAGTCACGACACGTTCGTGCGCCGGCTCGCTCACGGAACCGGACTCGACGTCCTCTCGGTCGAGTACCGGCTCGCGCCGGAGAATCCGTTCCCGGCGGGTGTCGACGACGCGGTCGCCGCCTGGCATTTCGCCGTCGACATGGCGCCACGGTGGGGCGTCGATCCCGAGCGCATCGTGGTCGCCGGTGACAGCGCGGGCGGGAATCTGGCGACCGTGGTGGCCCGACTCGTCCGCGACGAGCCGATCACTCCGATCTTCCAGTTGCTGATATACCCGGTCACCGATGCCACCGCGGAGACCCCGTCGCGTCGTGAGTTCGCGTCCGGGTACTTCCTGAGCCTGGACGGGATCCACTGGTTCAACGACCGCTACGTGCCCGACGTCGAACAGCGCACCGACCCGCGGTGTTCGCCGCTGCTCGCCGAGGACCTCAGCGGGCTCGCGCCGGCGCACGTCATCGTCGCCGGATTCGACCCGCTGCGCGACGAGGGCCTCGCCTACGCGAAGCGGCTCGAGGAAGCGGGAGTTCCCGTCTCGCTGCGACGTGAGGGGACGTTGATCCACGGGTTCATCAACATGACCCTCATCAGCCCCGGCGCCCGCGCCGCGGTCGACCGGATGTGTGCCGAGGTCCGGCGAGCGCTCGACGAGGCGCCGCCGTCGGGCCGGGAGTCGATCGCCGGCTAA
- a CDS encoding MlaE family ABC transporter permease gives MSTASIGFGRSGPVTYVLGSVRTFGRLVRMTTRSSAIAVAEIATGRFPLRESLVQGWFFVSVSLWPAILISIPMGVVIAVQIGSVASNVGANSMAGAVGGMGVMQQIAPLATAVLVGGAGGSAIASDLGARTIRDEIDALRTMGIDPHQRLVAPRLVAMSVVAPALSVLVILMSILSSFAVAAIGQGVAPGSYWLSFGSFASITDLLICLGKAVIFGFVVAAIACHRGLEAKGGPKGVADHHRRRVRSGAAPGSAEGRRPGDGRSRSGDQRATA, from the coding sequence GTGAGCACTGCGAGCATCGGGTTCGGTCGTTCGGGGCCCGTCACCTACGTGCTCGGATCGGTCCGGACGTTCGGGCGCCTGGTCCGGATGACGACGAGGTCGTCGGCGATCGCCGTCGCGGAGATCGCGACCGGCCGATTCCCGCTGCGCGAGAGCCTGGTTCAAGGTTGGTTCTTCGTCTCGGTCTCGCTCTGGCCGGCGATCCTGATCTCCATCCCGATGGGAGTGGTGATCGCGGTCCAGATCGGCAGCGTCGCGTCGAACGTCGGCGCCAACTCGATGGCCGGCGCAGTCGGCGGCATGGGCGTCATGCAGCAGATCGCGCCGCTGGCCACGGCAGTCCTCGTCGGCGGTGCGGGTGGTTCCGCCATCGCCTCGGACCTGGGCGCGAGGACGATCCGCGACGAGATCGATGCTCTTCGCACGATGGGCATCGACCCGCATCAGCGCCTCGTCGCCCCTCGCCTGGTGGCCATGTCCGTGGTCGCGCCGGCGCTCTCGGTGCTCGTGATCCTGATGAGCATCCTGTCGAGTTTCGCCGTCGCCGCCATCGGACAGGGCGTCGCGCCCGGCTCGTACTGGTTGTCGTTCGGCAGCTTCGCGTCGATCACCGACCTGCTCATCTGCCTCGGCAAGGCGGTGATCTTCGGTTTCGTCGTGGCGGCCATCGCCTGTCATCGGGGACTCGAGGCGAAGGGCGGTCCCAAGGGCGTTGCAGATCACCACCGCCGACGAGTCCGGTCCGGCGCCGCTCCAGGCTCTGCTGAAGGGCGCCGACCAGGAGATGGCCGGTCTCGGTCCGGCGATCAACGCGCAACTGCGTGA
- a CDS encoding acyl-CoA dehydrogenase family protein: MKRTIFEAEHEALRETARQFLNRECLPYNDEWTKAGQVDREIFKKAGDAGLLGFNIPEEYGGGGAMDDFRFNAVVVEEFAKFDGAAPGLSLQNDVVAPYFVHLANDEQKKRWMPGIATGETILAVAMTEPGAGSDLAGIKTSAKLEGDHYVLNGNKTFISSGINSDLVVVVCRTNPDPEAGHKAFSLLVVERGMEGFERGRKLDKMGLKAQDTAELHFNNVRVPVENLLGQEGMGFYHLMQNLPSERLSIGIGAIAGARAIFDETLQYTKDRKAFGRPIGTFQANRFTLAEMATELDIAEVYIDRCLQGVLDGELNAVDASKNKWWCTELAKRVIDSCLQLHGGYGYMNEYRVARAYTDARIQTIFGGTTEIMKDIVGKSLGV; the protein is encoded by the coding sequence ATGAAACGCACCATCTTCGAAGCCGAGCACGAGGCCCTGCGCGAAACCGCGCGCCAGTTCCTGAACCGCGAATGCCTCCCCTACAACGACGAGTGGACCAAGGCCGGCCAGGTCGATCGTGAGATCTTCAAGAAGGCCGGCGACGCAGGCCTCCTGGGCTTCAACATCCCGGAGGAGTACGGCGGCGGTGGCGCGATGGACGACTTCCGCTTCAACGCGGTCGTCGTCGAGGAGTTCGCCAAGTTCGACGGTGCGGCTCCCGGGCTCAGCCTCCAGAACGACGTCGTCGCACCGTACTTCGTCCACCTGGCCAACGACGAGCAGAAGAAGCGCTGGATGCCGGGCATCGCCACCGGTGAGACGATCCTCGCCGTCGCGATGACCGAGCCGGGCGCCGGCTCCGACCTCGCCGGTATCAAGACCTCGGCCAAACTCGAGGGCGACCACTACGTCCTCAACGGCAACAAGACCTTCATCTCGTCGGGCATCAACTCCGACCTCGTGGTCGTCGTGTGCCGCACCAACCCGGACCCCGAGGCCGGCCACAAGGCGTTCTCGCTCCTCGTCGTCGAGCGCGGCATGGAGGGCTTCGAGCGCGGTCGCAAGCTCGACAAGATGGGCCTCAAGGCGCAGGACACCGCCGAGCTGCACTTCAACAACGTGCGCGTCCCGGTCGAGAACCTGCTCGGCCAGGAAGGCATGGGCTTCTACCACCTCATGCAGAACCTGCCGTCCGAGCGGCTGTCGATCGGCATCGGCGCCATCGCCGGCGCTCGCGCGATCTTCGACGAGACCCTGCAGTACACCAAGGACCGCAAGGCATTCGGCCGCCCGATCGGCACCTTCCAGGCGAACCGTTTCACGCTCGCCGAGATGGCCACCGAGCTGGACATCGCCGAGGTCTACATCGACCGCTGCCTCCAGGGCGTGCTCGACGGTGAGCTGAACGCCGTCGATGCCTCCAAGAACAAGTGGTGGTGCACCGAGCTCGCCAAGCGCGTCATCGACAGCTGCCTGCAGCTGCACGGCGGCTACGGCTACATGAACGAGTACCGTGTGGCCCGCGCCTACACCGATGCCCGCATCCAGACGATCTTCGGTGGCACCACCGAGATCATGAAGGACATCGTCGGCAAGAGCCTGGGCGTCTGA
- a CDS encoding TetR/AcrR family transcriptional regulator, producing MSEAAKAAAAKRFTIDTEGLDWRRRDNVPLPATLDAAKRAFYERGFHGTSIRDIASRAGVSLPTLYYHHDNKLGILVELLEAAMTSVLAWVGAAIEEGRTPSEKLSNAIESIVLHMTSDLELASVASEFRHLDPEDPRREPYIAMRTETENMLADVIEAGRESGEFRFDEDVKDVLRYLFGACQAVTTWYRPSGARTPAEVAASYALISLRVVGARNADND from the coding sequence GTGTCTGAGGCGGCCAAAGCCGCTGCTGCCAAACGGTTCACGATCGACACCGAGGGGCTGGACTGGCGGCGGCGCGACAACGTGCCGCTGCCGGCCACCCTCGACGCGGCGAAGCGCGCGTTCTACGAGCGCGGGTTTCACGGGACCTCGATCCGCGACATCGCGTCGCGGGCCGGGGTCTCCCTGCCGACGCTGTACTACCACCACGACAACAAGCTCGGCATCCTCGTGGAGCTGCTCGAAGCGGCGATGACCTCGGTCCTCGCCTGGGTCGGCGCAGCGATCGAGGAGGGCCGCACGCCGAGCGAGAAACTGTCGAACGCGATCGAGTCCATCGTCCTGCACATGACCAGCGATCTCGAGCTGGCCAGCGTCGCAAGCGAATTCCGTCATCTCGATCCGGAGGACCCGCGGCGCGAACCGTACATCGCGATGCGGACCGAGACCGAGAACATGCTCGCCGACGTCATCGAGGCGGGCCGGGAATCGGGCGAGTTCCGGTTCGACGAGGACGTCAAAGACGTCCTCCGCTACCTGTTCGGCGCCTGCCAGGCGGTCACCACCTGGTACCGCCCGTCGGGTGCACGCACACCCGCCGAGGTCGCGGCGTCGTACGCCCTGATCTCACTGCGGGTCGTGGGTGCGCGGAACGCCGACAACGACTGA
- a CDS encoding LLM class flavin-dependent oxidoreductase, with translation MKKIGFLSFGHWSDSPGSQVRSASDTLLQSIDLAVAAEELGVDGAYFRVHHFARQLASPFPLLAAIGAKTSRIEIGTGVIDMRYENPLYMAEDAGAADLIAEGRLQLGISRGSPEQVIEGYQYFGYVPPEGSTDADMARQHTEVFLRVIEGGGFARPNPRPMFPNPPGLLPVEPQSPGLRDRIWWGAGTRATAEWTAQQGMNLMSSTLLTEDTGVPFHQLQAEQIHRFRKTWADAGHPHEPRVSVSRSIFALVDDRDRAYFGRGGEESDQVGVIDNTVARFGRSYADEPDKLIEQLREDEAIAAADTLLLTVPNQLGVEYNAHVIESILTHVAPALGWR, from the coding sequence ATGAAGAAGATCGGTTTCCTGTCGTTCGGCCACTGGTCGGACTCCCCTGGCTCCCAGGTCCGCTCGGCATCGGACACGCTGCTGCAGTCCATCGACCTCGCGGTGGCGGCCGAGGAGCTCGGCGTCGACGGCGCCTACTTCCGCGTCCACCACTTCGCCCGGCAGCTCGCGTCGCCGTTCCCGCTGCTGGCCGCGATCGGCGCCAAGACCAGCCGCATCGAGATCGGCACCGGCGTCATCGACATGCGCTATGAAAACCCGCTGTACATGGCGGAGGACGCGGGTGCGGCAGACCTCATCGCCGAAGGTCGCCTACAGCTCGGCATCAGCCGCGGATCGCCCGAGCAGGTCATCGAGGGCTACCAGTACTTCGGGTACGTCCCGCCGGAGGGCTCCACCGACGCAGACATGGCCCGCCAGCACACCGAGGTGTTCCTCCGTGTCATCGAAGGCGGCGGTTTCGCTCGACCCAACCCGCGTCCGATGTTCCCCAACCCGCCAGGCCTGTTGCCGGTCGAGCCGCAGTCACCCGGCCTACGTGACCGCATCTGGTGGGGCGCCGGCACCCGGGCCACCGCGGAATGGACTGCCCAGCAGGGTATGAACCTGATGTCGTCGACGCTGCTGACCGAGGACACCGGAGTCCCCTTCCACCAGCTCCAGGCGGAGCAGATACACCGCTTCCGCAAGACCTGGGCCGACGCCGGTCACCCGCACGAGCCACGAGTCTCGGTGAGCCGCAGCATCTTCGCGCTCGTCGACGATCGCGATCGTGCGTACTTCGGCCGCGGCGGCGAAGAATCCGACCAGGTCGGTGTCATCGACAACACCGTCGCGAGGTTCGGACGCAGTTACGCCGACGAGCCGGACAAGCTGATCGAGCAGCTGCGTGAGGACGAGGCCATCGCAGCCGCCGACACCCTGCTGCTGACCGTCCCCAACCAGCTCGGCGTCGAGTACAACGCGCACGTCATCGAGTCGATCCTCACCCACGTGGCGCCGGCCCTCGGCTGGCGCTGA
- a CDS encoding putative quinol monooxygenase → MSEVIVVATISPKPGEEQAVRDAVLAAIPQVHGEPGCGKYALHEATGDSTDLVMIERWESFEALSTHGSAPALTELGKAIGPLLAGPLDVKTFSAVPAGDTDKGAI, encoded by the coding sequence ATGTCCGAAGTGATCGTCGTCGCCACCATCTCGCCCAAGCCCGGCGAGGAGCAGGCCGTCCGCGATGCGGTGCTGGCCGCCATCCCCCAGGTGCACGGCGAGCCCGGTTGCGGGAAGTACGCACTGCACGAAGCCACGGGCGATTCGACCGATCTGGTGATGATCGAGCGTTGGGAGTCGTTCGAGGCACTGTCCACGCACGGCAGCGCGCCGGCACTCACCGAGCTCGGCAAGGCCATCGGCCCGCTGCTGGCCGGTCCGCTCGACGTGAAGACGTTCTCCGCCGTTCCCGCAGGCGACACGGACAAGGGCGCGATCTGA
- a CDS encoding EamA family transporter, whose protein sequence is MSTRDRLLALCVVFLWGLNFVAIHFSLEHFPPFFLAALRFAVMAIPVILFVRFPKVRLKWFLLYVAGFGTVQFMFLFLAMSLGMPAGLASLVLQTSAPFTVVLGVLFLRERMTVAQVVGLVVAVGGMGLIAFDRATGSDVGVAALLPIGLTILGGLSWAIGNIGGRLAQPDDSFRMTLWMSVVATPPLYLASLIIEGPAAGIDSLMTIGTETGLRALGGLAYLSVFGTLIGAGLWTMLLSRNDASRVSPMSLLVPVVGISASFAFLGEVPTAGEIVGAVIVVAGCAAGVMARPRSRMRRRAAAGTPTPSRTADLAGVGAGTPDR, encoded by the coding sequence ATGTCCACTCGTGATCGATTGCTCGCCCTCTGTGTCGTGTTCTTGTGGGGACTGAACTTCGTCGCGATCCACTTCAGTCTCGAACACTTCCCGCCGTTCTTCCTCGCTGCTCTGCGCTTCGCGGTCATGGCGATCCCGGTCATCCTGTTCGTGCGTTTCCCGAAAGTCCGCCTGAAGTGGTTCCTGCTGTATGTGGCGGGTTTCGGAACCGTGCAGTTCATGTTCCTGTTCCTCGCGATGAGCCTGGGCATGCCGGCCGGGCTCGCCTCGCTGGTGCTGCAGACGTCTGCTCCGTTCACCGTGGTCCTCGGCGTGCTGTTCCTGCGGGAACGGATGACGGTCGCCCAGGTCGTGGGCCTGGTGGTCGCCGTCGGCGGCATGGGTCTGATCGCCTTCGACCGGGCCACCGGCAGCGACGTCGGCGTCGCCGCGCTCCTCCCCATCGGGCTCACCATCCTCGGTGGCCTCAGCTGGGCCATCGGCAACATCGGTGGCCGTCTGGCGCAGCCCGACGATTCGTTCCGCATGACGCTGTGGATGTCCGTCGTCGCTACTCCACCGCTGTACCTGGCGAGCCTGATCATCGAGGGTCCGGCCGCGGGCATCGACTCACTCATGACGATCGGCACCGAGACCGGCCTACGTGCCCTCGGCGGACTCGCCTACCTGTCGGTCTTCGGCACCCTCATCGGCGCGGGCCTGTGGACGATGCTCCTGAGCCGCAACGACGCGAGCCGGGTGTCGCCGATGTCGCTGCTCGTGCCCGTCGTCGGCATCAGCGCATCGTTCGCCTTCCTCGGCGAGGTCCCGACCGCGGGCGAGATCGTCGGTGCCGTGATCGTCGTCGCAGGCTGCGCGGCCGGTGTGATGGCGCGTCCGCGGTCACGCATGCGGCGTCGTGCAGCCGCCGGGACACCGACCCCGAGCAGGACAGCCGACCTCGCCGGCGTCGGTGCGGGTACCCCCGACCGTTAG